The Qipengyuania oceanensis genome includes the window ATCCTTACCAGAAGGATCGCGGCCAGCACGAGAACGGCGGTGACAAGAGCGGTAGCGCCGAAGGGCGTCAGGATCGGCGTCAGCGCAATAACCGAGCCGACCACGAGCGCCACCAGCGCCAAGTGCAACAGAGCGAACGCTGCTACGCCATACAGCGCAGCGCCTTTGCCCATCGTAGCGGTGAACGCGAGACGCGTCTTCTGAAACGCTACCTCCGATTCGACGTAGGTCTTTCCGTCATCGATCAGTGCGACGAGGTCATCCGTGAGCGAAGGGGACGCAGAGCCATGCCCTGCGTCCTCCTCGAAGACTTCGTCATCGTATTGCCGCGGCCCTTCGCCGACCGGTTGCTCGTCCAGCATCAGGTGCCCCCGCCTGCCGGGTTCAGTCGCTGCGGCCGCGGAAGAGGCGTGCGAGCAGGAAGCCCGTCACCGCTGCAATACCGATTGCCGTGCCCGGGCTCTTGCGCACGAATTCGCGAGCATCCTCGCCCAGTTCGTCGATGCTCTTGGTGTCGAGCTTGGCTGCACCTTCCTGCAAGCTGCGCGAGGCCGAACGGGCATAATCGCCGTACTTTTCGCCGAGCTGCTGGTCGATCTTGAGCGCCGTTTCGCTGATCAGATTGGCGAGACCCGAAATGGCATCGCTGGTCTTCTTCTTGCCTTCGACGGCGAGTTCGCCGGCCTTGACCTTCGCCTGGTCGCCGTAGCCCTTGGCATCTGCGACGTAGCTGTCGCGCTTGCCCTTGGCCTGCTCGCGATAGGCTACCGCGCGCTCACCGGCTTCGCTTTTGAGCGCGACTGCGCCTGCCTTTGCTTCCTCGAGCGCCGCGTTGAAACGCGATTTCGCCTCCGAGGTATTGGCGGAACCGGTCGCCGCGGCGAGTTCGGCTTGCTTGGCCGGGGTTTTCTTCGGTTTGCTGGTGCTAGCGGTGGCGTCTGCCATGATCTTTTCCTTTACCCTCACA containing:
- a CDS encoding phage holin family protein, encoding MLDEQPVGEGPRQYDDEVFEEDAGHGSASPSLTDDLVALIDDGKTYVESEVAFQKTRLAFTATMGKGAALYGVAAFALLHLALVALVVGSVIALTPILTPFGATALVTAVLVLAAILLVRMAKRRFDALSAAYSETKR